The sequence TGCCCCTGGCTGCCCAGGCCAAGCTGCTGCGCGTGCTGCAAAGTGGCGAGGTGGAGCGCCTGGGCGGCCACCGCAGCACCCAGGTCGATGTGCGCGTGATTGCGGCCACCAACGTCGATCTGGAAAAAGCCGTGGAGCAGGGCCGCTTTCGGCGCGACCTGCTCTACCGCCTCAACGTCTACCCCATCCACATCCCGGCGCTGCGCGAGCGCGTGGACGACATCGAGCTGCTGGCCATGCATTTGCTGCAGAAATATTCGGCCCTGCATGGCAAGCCCGTTGCGGGCCTCAGCGACCGTGCGCTGACCGCGTTGCGCGGCCACAGCTGGCCCGGCAATGTGCGCGAGCTGGAGAACCTGGTGGAGCGCGGTCTCATTCTCACGCCGCCTGGCGAGCTCATCGATGTGGCCTGTCTGTTCCCCCAATGGACGGACAACGGCCAGACCACCATCGACGCCCAGGGCCATTTGGCCCAGGCATGCAGCGTGGACGGCGACCCGCGCACGGCCAGCCTCTATGACAGCATGCAAAACCAGGGCTTGTCCCTGGAGGCGCTGGAAGACGGCCTGCTGCAAGAGGCCGTGCGCCGCGCGGGTGGCAATCTCGCGGCCGCAGCCCGTGCCCTGGGCATGACACGTCCCCAGCTCAGCTACCGGCTCTCGCGCATCAGAGAACGCAGCGAAGGCGCTACCGATTCAAGAGAGTGAGCATGGCCAAAAAATCCTTTGTACAGCAGCTGCTGCATGCAGACATCGACGCTCCGGATGGCGGCGCATCGCGCACCCTGACCGAGCAAACCTATGCGCAGCTGCGCACCGACATCATCGAAGGCCAGCTGCTGCCCGGCAGCAAGCTGCGCATAGAGCATTTGCGCCAGGCCTATGGTGTGGGTGCGGGCACGCTGCGCGAGGCTTTGACGCGCCTGGTCAGCGACGCCCTGGTCACTGCCGAAGGCCAGCGCGGCTTTCGCGTCTCGCCCATCGCCATGGACGATCTGCAGGACATCACCCGCCTGCGCGTGCACATCGAAACCCATGCCCTGCGCGAATCCATACGCCATGGCGATGCGGCCTGGCGCGCCCAGCTGCAGGCCAGCTACGAGGAGCTTTCTGCGGCCGAGCAGCCCCTGTCCAGCGAGAATCGGCGCCAATGGGAGGCCTTGAACGTGCGCTTTCACGACAGCCTGCTGGCCGGTCATGCATCGCAGTGGACGGTCAAGGTGTTGCGCGTGCTCGCGCGCCACAGCGAGCGCTACCGCTGCTACGCCATGGGCCTGCCATCGCTGACGCGCGATGTGCATGCCGAGCACACCGAGATCTTTGAACTGGCCATGGCCGGCCAGGAGGCGCGTGCGGCTCTGGCCCTGGAAGCCCATATCTGCACCACCCCTCACCTGCTGCTGCAAGCCATGCGGGAGGGCAAGCTGGTGTTGCCGGGGAGGGTGCAGGAAGGGGAGGATTGAGCAGACATTGCGCGCCTGCCCGCTTTGCCAAGCGCTTCAGCGCAGGGCCGCGCTGTCGCTCCAGTGAAAGTGAATCCGCGGCGTGATGTCGGCGATTTCTGCGCGCAGCAGGCCATCCAGGCGCGCGGCCTCGCGGTGGGTGAGGCGGGCCTGGGTGGTGGACAGGCTGATGGCCGCAAAGGCCTGGCCGGCGGCGTCGCAGGCCGTGTGGCCCACGGCGGCGGTGTTGGTGTTCAAACAGCCGCCGCTGCGCGCATAGCCCAGGGTGCGGGTCTGCTCCAGCAGCTCGCGCAGCCGCGGTGCAGTGAGGCCGCCGTAGCGGCCCAGCACCTCGGCATGCTGTGCCAGGGCCTGCTCCACCAGGGCGTCATCCTGTGCCGCCAGCAGGGCCAGGCCGGCGGCGCCCACGCCCAGCGGGCGGCGGCCGCCCACGGTGACGGTGAGGGGGGCATCGGGGCGGCGCGTGGCGGTGTGGGCATAGCACACGGCCTCGGTGCCGCTGCGCACAAACAAATAGGCCGCGTAGCCGGTGGCGGCCGTCAGCCGCTCCAGGTTGGGAGTGAACAGGCCGGCCACATCGTGGCGGCTGCGCGCGGCCAGGCCGTATTCAAAGGCCAGCCGCCCCAGCACATAGCCGCGGCCATCGGGCTCGCGGGCCACCAGGCGTGCGGCCAGCAAATCCTGCAGCAGCCGGTGCACGGTGGCATGGGGAATGCCGGACTGGCGCGCCAGCTCCGACAGCGACTGGCCGCGCGCGTCGTAGCGCGAGAGCTGATCGAGGATGCGCAATGTGCGTTCCAGCACCACCGTTGCCATGTTTGTCCACCTGATGGAAAAAGCGATTGTAGGCGGCGCCTTCTTGCGAAGAATGCAGACCAACAACAACCAACCTCAGGGAGACAGACATGACAACCCGTCGCATTTTCATGGCCACGGCCGCATTGACCTTGGCCACCACCTCGGCCGCATGGGCGCAGAGCTTCCCGTCCAAGCCCATACGCTTCATCGTGCCCTACACCGCCGGTGGCACCACCGACCTGGTGGCCCGCACCGTGGGCGCCCACATGGCGCAGTCGCTGGGTCAGCCCGTCATCATCGAGAACCGGGGCGGCGCGGGCGGCAACATCGGCATGGATGCCGTGGCCAAGGCCGCACCCGATGGCTATACCGTGGGCATGGGCGCCATCTCGACCAATGCCCTCAACCCCCATATCTACCGCAAGACGCCTTTCGATCCGCGCAAGGACTTCAGCGCCATCAGCCTGCTGGGCAACTCCACCATCGTGCTCGAGGTCAACCCCGCCTTCCCGGTGAAGACCGTGGCCCAACTGCTGGACCATGCGCGCAAGCACCCGGGCGAAGCCTATTCCACGGCCGGTGCCGGCACTTCCATGCACCTGGCCGGCGTGCTGTTTGCGCAGATGAGCAAGACCGATTGGTCGCATGTGCCCTACAAGGGCAGCGCGCCGCTGCTCAACGATCTGCTGGGTGGCCAGGTGAATGTGGCCTTCGACAATCTGCCCGCCTCGCTGCCCCATATCCAGGCCGGCAAGCTGCGTGCCCTGGCCGTGGCCGGCAGCCAGCGTTCGCCCGCCCTGCCCAATGTGCCCACCATGGCCGAAGCCGGCCTGCCCGGCTATGACGTCGAGCCCTGGTTTGGCGTCTACGGCCCGGCAGGTCTGCCCGCAGCCGTGGTGCAGCGCCTGAATACCGCCCTGGTGGCGGCGCTGGCCGACCCCGCCATCAAGGACAAGCTGGCGCTGGCTGGTTTCACGCCGCGCAGCTCCAGCGCTGCCGATCTGCAGGCACTGACCCTGCGTGAATACGAGCGCCTGGGTGCCGTGGCCAAGTCCGCGCAGATGGTGTCCGAGTAATTTTTTCGAGAGTTTGCCCATGTCCCCCCTGATCGATCACACCCATGACGCGCAGCTGCAAAGCTGGGTCCCATCGGCGAATGCGCCGGACTGCGACTTTCCGCTGCAAAACCTGCCGCTGGCTATTCTTCGCCGCGCCGGCAGCAGCGAGGCCTGGCGGCCGGGCGCGGCCATTGGCGATCAGGTGGTGGACCTGCTGGCCCTGCGCGATGCCGGCCTGCTGCCCCAGGCCGCTGCCGATGCCCTGGCCGGCACCGAAAACGGCACGCTGAACGCGCTGATGGCGCGGGGCAAGCCTGCACGTGTGGCCCTGCGCCAGGCGCTGTCGGCCGGTCTTGCCGCCGGCGCGGCCCAGCAGGCACAGTGGCAAGCCCATTTGCTGGCCCAGGCCGAGGTGGAATACACGCTGCCGGCCCGCATAGGCGACTACACCGACTTCTACACCGGCATACACCACGCCACCACGGTGGGCAAATTGTTCCGCCCCGACAACCCGCTGCTGCCCAACTACCAATGGGTGCCGATTGGCTACCACGGCCGCGCGTCCTCCATCGTGGTCAGCGGCCAGGCCGTGCGCCGCCCGCTGGGCCAGACCAAGGGCCCGGATGAAGCCGTTCCGCAGCTGCGCCCCTCGCAGCGCCTGGACTATGAGCTGGAGCTGGGTATCTTCACCAGCCAGGCGAATGCCCTGGGCACACCCGTGCCCATGGAGCAGGCAGAGGACCATATCTTTGGCGTCAGCCTGTTCAACGACTGGTCGGCCCGCGATGTGCAGGCCTGGGAATACCAGCCGCTAGGCCCTTTTCTGGCCAAGAACTTTGCCTCCACCCTGGGCCCCTGGGTGGTGACGCTGGAGGCCTTGGAGCCCTTCCGCATTCCCTTTGTACGCCCCGAAGGCGACCCCCAGCCCCTGCCCTATCTGGACAGCGCCGATACGCGCGCACGCGGCGGGCTGGATCTGCAGCTGGAGGTCTGGCTGCAGACTGCTGCCATGCGCGCCCAGGGCCAGCCCCATGTGCGGCTGATGCAGTCCAACTTCCGCCACTCCTATTGGACGCTGGCGCAGCTGATTGCCCACCACACCATCAACGGCTGCAATCTGCAGCCCGGCGATCTGCTGGGCTCGGGCACCCAGTCCGGCCCCGAGGCCGGCCAGGGCGGCTCGCTGCTGGAGCTGAGCATGGGCGGCAAACAGCCTTTGAGCCTGCCCAATGGCGAGCAGCGCAGCTTTTTGCAGGACGGCGACAGCGTGCAGCTGCGGGCCTATGGGGAACGCGCGGGCTTTCGCCGCATTGGCCTGGGTATCTGCGAAGGGCAGATCCTGCCGGCGCTCTCGCTCTGAAATCTTGGTGGGTGATCCGTTTTGTGGCACCCATACAGCGCTTCATGCTTTGTGGAGTGGGATTCATAGCCCGCTGCGCTGCGAAGGACCGCCCCGGCTGCCTGTAGCGTTCTAAAAACGATAGCTACCTGTGCAAATTGAAAAAGGCTTTGCGAATCTTTTGACTCGCAAAGCCTTGTCGCATCAGCGGTGACTGCTATGCAAGGGATTTAGCCGCGGGCAATCCAGGGCGGTGGCGGCAGCTGGGACAGAATCATTTTCCAGGGGCTGCGACCCGTCAGCTGGGCTGCGATGGCGGCTTTGAGCGGCGGCAGATGGCGCGCGCCCTGCAGCACCACCTGGCGCACGATGCGGGGCAGGGGGCGGGCGTCGGTGTAGAGCTTCACCACGGTGTTGGTGCCGGCAAAAATCGGGAAGGCATGGCGGTGGTGGCCCTGGGAATAGGGTTGCAGCACGGCGGCATCGCCCCAGTCCTGGCCGGCCAGGCGTGTTCCTTGAATCGCCGCGGTGAGACGTTCCACACCGGCCAGCCCCAGGTTGAAGCCATGGGCCGTCACCGGGTGCATGCCCACGGCGGCATCGCCCAGCAGCGCCCAGCGCGCACCGCTGAAGCGGTGGGCATAGGTGGCCACCAGGGGGTAGCTGTGGCGCAAGCCAATCAGCTCCATGGGGCCTAGGCGGTCCTGGAATTCGCGCTGCACATGGGCCGCAAAGTCGGCGGGCTCCAGCTGCATCAGCTGCTGGGCGTCGGCCGAGTCGGTGGTGATCACGGCCGAGCACAGCAGCTCGCCGGTGTCGGGGTCGGGCTGCAGCGGCAGGATGGCCAGCGTGCGCTCGTAGCCAAAGCATTCGTGGGCGATGTCTTCATGCGGCAGCGTGTGGCGCAGACGGCAGACGATGACGGTGCGGCCAAAGTCCGTCATCTGCGCGCCCACGCCCAGCATGCGGCGCATGGCGGAAAAGCGGCTGTCGGCGGCCACCACCAGCGGGGCGGTGAGGGCCGGCGCTTCGCAGCGCGCGCCCTGGTCCTGGCGGGTGTAGCGCACTTCGGCATGCGTGGGGTGTATGGCCACGCCGGTGACCTGGGCCTCGGTGATGATCTCCACCCCCGGGGTGCGGCTGGCCACTTCCCAGGCCGTGCGGCGCAGTGCGTGGTTGGGCACGATATGGCCCAGCTGGTCCAGGCCGCTGCCCGTGGCTTCGATGGCCAGCATGGGGCGTTGGCCTACCGGGCCGTCATGGATCTGGGCTTCGCGAATCTGGCCGCGTTCATGGGGCTGCAGCAGCTCCCAGCTTCCCAGGCGCTGCAAGGTGTGCACGCTGGGATGGGTGAGGGCGATTTCGCGGCCGTCGGGCTGGGGTTGCTGCAGCGCTGCGGCTGCCTGCTGCTCCAGCACCGTCACCTGCAAACCGGCTTGGGCCAGGGAAATGGCAAGCGAGAGCCCCGCAGGGCCTGCGCCGACGATAAGGGCGTCTGTGTGCATGGACATGGGCAAATGGCAACGGAAAAAATCAACACAAGCAACCCTGTCAACAGGTTCTCGGGCTGCCGGGCGATTGTGAACGCATCCGCGCAGCCAGGGCTTGCACTGCCTCAAGTATGACAAGAACAGACAAGGCGGCAGAGGTGGTATGGCTTTGTCAATTGGTGCTCCTAGCATGGCGACAATTGGCGCCCCTGCCTACGCTGGCAGGCATGGCCTCTACGCTCTCCTCCCCCCGCCCTCCCCATATCCCCCAGATTCGCCTCTACCAGGAATGGCTGGCCCGGCAGCATGGGCTGCGCTTTGACAGCTATGACGCGCTGTGGCGCTGGTCCACCACCGAGCTGGATGCTTTCTGGCAAAGCATCTGGGATTTCTTTCGCATCGAATCCCCCACGCCCCACAGCGCCGTGCTGGCCCGCAATGTCATGCCCGGTGCCCAATGGTTTCCCGGCGCCCAGGTGAACTATGCGCGCCAGGTGCTGCGCCATGTGCAGCCGGCCCATGCTGCCGGCATGCCGGCCGTGGTGGCCGAGAACGAGCTGGGCCAGGTGACGGAACTCAGCTGGCCCGCGCTGCAGCAGCAGGTGGCTGCCCTGGCCCTGCATTTGCGCGCCCAGGGCGTGGGCCGGGGCGACCGCGTGGCCGCTTATTTGCCGAATATTCCCGAGGCCATGGTGGCCTTGCTGGCCGTGGCCAGCCTGGGGGCGGTGTGGAGTGTCTGCGCTCCCGATATGGGCACGGCGGCCGTGCTGGACCGCTTTCAGCAGATTGAACCCAAGGCCTTGATTGCCGTGGACGGCGTGTACTACGCCGGCAAGCCGCTGGACCGCAGCGAGGTGGTCAACGCGCTGCGTGCCCAGCTGCCCACATTGCAACATGTGGTGGTGTTGCGCTCGCCCCATGCGGCCCAGCCGGTGGCGGACAGCGCCGACCTGGCCCAGGTGCTGGCGCGCGACGATGCCGCCACCGCCGCCTTCGAGCCCGAATGGCTGCCCTTTGACCACCCGCTGTGGATCGTCTATTCCAGCGGAACGACCGGCCTGCCCAAGCCCATCGTCCACGGCCATGGCGGCATGCTGCTGGTGGCCATGTGCCTCAAGGGCCTGCACAACGATGTGGGCCCCAGCTACGAGGCCAACAGCTGGGGCGAACGCTTTCACTGGTACAGCTCCACCGGCTGGGTGATGTGGAACTCGCAAGTGGGCGGCCTGCTGGGTGGCACCACCTGCGTGATCTATGACGGCAGCCCCAGCGGCAGCAAGGCCAACCCTGATTGGGGCGTGCTGTGGCGCTTTGCTGCCCGCCATGGTGTGAGCAACTTCGGCGCTGGCGCTGCTTTTTACAGCGGCTGCATGAAGGCCGGGGTGGATTTGTCGGCCTGCGGCGATCTGTCGCATGTCCGCAGCCTGGGCAGCACGGGCTCGCCCCTGCCTGCCGATGTGCAGCAATGGGGCACGGAGC comes from Comamonas sp. GB3 AK4-5 and encodes:
- a CDS encoding GntR family transcriptional regulator → MAKKSFVQQLLHADIDAPDGGASRTLTEQTYAQLRTDIIEGQLLPGSKLRIEHLRQAYGVGAGTLREALTRLVSDALVTAEGQRGFRVSPIAMDDLQDITRLRVHIETHALRESIRHGDAAWRAQLQASYEELSAAEQPLSSENRRQWEALNVRFHDSLLAGHASQWTVKVLRVLARHSERYRCYAMGLPSLTRDVHAEHTEIFELAMAGQEARAALALEAHICTTPHLLLQAMREGKLVLPGRVQEGED
- the fahA gene encoding fumarylacetoacetase, with protein sequence MSPLIDHTHDAQLQSWVPSANAPDCDFPLQNLPLAILRRAGSSEAWRPGAAIGDQVVDLLALRDAGLLPQAAADALAGTENGTLNALMARGKPARVALRQALSAGLAAGAAQQAQWQAHLLAQAEVEYTLPARIGDYTDFYTGIHHATTVGKLFRPDNPLLPNYQWVPIGYHGRASSIVVSGQAVRRPLGQTKGPDEAVPQLRPSQRLDYELELGIFTSQANALGTPVPMEQAEDHIFGVSLFNDWSARDVQAWEYQPLGPFLAKNFASTLGPWVVTLEALEPFRIPFVRPEGDPQPLPYLDSADTRARGGLDLQLEVWLQTAAMRAQGQPHVRLMQSNFRHSYWTLAQLIAHHTINGCNLQPGDLLGSGTQSGPEAGQGGSLLELSMGGKQPLSLPNGEQRSFLQDGDSVQLRAYGERAGFRRIGLGICEGQILPALSL
- a CDS encoding Bug family tripartite tricarboxylate transporter substrate binding protein yields the protein MTTRRIFMATAALTLATTSAAWAQSFPSKPIRFIVPYTAGGTTDLVARTVGAHMAQSLGQPVIIENRGGAGGNIGMDAVAKAAPDGYTVGMGAISTNALNPHIYRKTPFDPRKDFSAISLLGNSTIVLEVNPAFPVKTVAQLLDHARKHPGEAYSTAGAGTSMHLAGVLFAQMSKTDWSHVPYKGSAPLLNDLLGGQVNVAFDNLPASLPHIQAGKLRALAVAGSQRSPALPNVPTMAEAGLPGYDVEPWFGVYGPAGLPAAVVQRLNTALVAALADPAIKDKLALAGFTPRSSSAADLQALTLREYERLGAVAKSAQMVSE
- the ubiM gene encoding 5-demethoxyubiquinol-8 5-hydroxylase UbiM, with the protein product MSMHTDALIVGAGPAGLSLAISLAQAGLQVTVLEQQAAAALQQPQPDGREIALTHPSVHTLQRLGSWELLQPHERGQIREAQIHDGPVGQRPMLAIEATGSGLDQLGHIVPNHALRRTAWEVASRTPGVEIITEAQVTGVAIHPTHAEVRYTRQDQGARCEAPALTAPLVVAADSRFSAMRRMLGVGAQMTDFGRTVIVCRLRHTLPHEDIAHECFGYERTLAILPLQPDPDTGELLCSAVITTDSADAQQLMQLEPADFAAHVQREFQDRLGPMELIGLRHSYPLVATYAHRFSGARWALLGDAAVGMHPVTAHGFNLGLAGVERLTAAIQGTRLAGQDWGDAAVLQPYSQGHHRHAFPIFAGTNTVVKLYTDARPLPRIVRQVVLQGARHLPPLKAAIAAQLTGRSPWKMILSQLPPPPWIARG
- a CDS encoding IclR family transcriptional regulator; the protein is MATVVLERTLRILDQLSRYDARGQSLSELARQSGIPHATVHRLLQDLLAARLVAREPDGRGYVLGRLAFEYGLAARSRHDVAGLFTPNLERLTAATGYAAYLFVRSGTEAVCYAHTATRRPDAPLTVTVGGRRPLGVGAAGLALLAAQDDALVEQALAQHAEVLGRYGGLTAPRLRELLEQTRTLGYARSGGCLNTNTAAVGHTACDAAGQAFAAISLSTTQARLTHREAARLDGLLRAEIADITPRIHFHWSDSAALR
- a CDS encoding acetoacetate--CoA ligase — protein: MASTLSSPRPPHIPQIRLYQEWLARQHGLRFDSYDALWRWSTTELDAFWQSIWDFFRIESPTPHSAVLARNVMPGAQWFPGAQVNYARQVLRHVQPAHAAGMPAVVAENELGQVTELSWPALQQQVAALALHLRAQGVGRGDRVAAYLPNIPEAMVALLAVASLGAVWSVCAPDMGTAAVLDRFQQIEPKALIAVDGVYYAGKPLDRSEVVNALRAQLPTLQHVVVLRSPHAAQPVADSADLAQVLARDDAATAAFEPEWLPFDHPLWIVYSSGTTGLPKPIVHGHGGMLLVAMCLKGLHNDVGPSYEANSWGERFHWYSSTGWVMWNSQVGGLLGGTTCVIYDGSPSGSKANPDWGVLWRFAARHGVSNFGAGAAFYSGCMKAGVDLSACGDLSHVRSLGSTGSPLPADVQQWGTEQFAQLGTPGMWWNNLSGGTDFCGAFIGGNRELPLLAGEMQCRQLGAAVEAWDEQGRPVVDAVGELVCTQPLPSMPLYFWGDKDGSRYLSSYFDSYAPGHGRRPGGGDAPAEAGAVWRHGDWLRIAAHGGCTIYGRSDATINRHGLRMGTSEIYSAVEALPEVLDSLVVDLEYLGKESFMPMFVVLREGLVLDEALRQRLAAAIRTALSPRFVPDEIVQVAEVPRTLTGKKQELPIKKLLQGQPLAKVVNPDTMANAGCLPWYADYARRYLAQQAQTA